DNA from Gracilinanus agilis isolate LMUSP501 chromosome 3, AgileGrace, whole genome shotgun sequence:
aaattatcattcttttgatAACCTGACTCATGCCAACTTTAGTCTAGGAGTCAATAAAGACTGAAAGGGGGGAGGTAGTCGGTGGGGatgggggtagctcagtggaatgaaagccaggcctagagattggaggtcctgggttcaaatctggcctcagacacttcccagctgtgtgaccctgggcaagtcacttggacccccattgcctacccttaccattctattggctccaagacagaaggtaagggtttgaaaaaaaaaaaaagactgaaaggtGAATTCacaccttatttaaaaaaaaaaaaagattaggaaagGGCTATTCTCTTTAAAAAgccacaagggggcagctgggtagctcagtggattgagagccaggcctagagacaggaggtcctgggttcaaatctggcctcagacacttcccagctgtgtgaccctgggcaagtcacttaacccccattgcctacccttaccaatcttccacctataagtcaatacacagaagttaagggtttaaaattaaaaaaaaaaaagccacaaattTGACTTTTTGAATAGGTTCCACAGCAGAGTGGGAAGGGATAGGCCAAAGATAGGGACTGAAGGAGCCTTAGAAGGACAATACAAATGGCAAGAGTCTATTTGAAAGAGGGTAAAATTGCTTTTCCTGCAGTGGGAGATTTACCCAAGTGTACCTGGCCTCTACCAACATCTCTGGAAGCTGTAGAGAAGCATGTCCTCTCCAGCCCCGCTTACCATTATGGCTCCCAATCCCTAGGACTAGTCTGACCAAGACctggggggggtgggaggggggattAGTGGCCTCAAATCTGTAAGTTTCTATAGGGAAGAAGTTTTCTACTTGTGCAAGGGATGAGAAGGGAGGTAGAATTATATGGTCGTTGCTGAATCAGTCCCCTTTGATATCTAAATAGCTAGTTATATACATTTTATGATCTACCTAGCAAATACTTTGGAACAGCGATTCAAATAGTGAAAGATGTAGCCCTCTGGCATATGTATGTCttctgaagagggaaagaacgtggATGACTCCACTGCAAGCaggataaattaattaattctcaGGATGTTTCTCTAACTGCCTCTCTTTTCCAGGAACATGGATCCTGTCACCTTGGTCCAGAGTCTCCAGCAGGAGACCACTTGTGGCATCTGTCTGACATTCTTCACAAAGCCCGTCACCCTCAACTGTGGCCACAATTTTTGCCAGTTTTGTCTGAGCAGAAGCAAGGAAGCTGGGGTCACACATTTCTCTTGTCCTGAATGCAGGGAAGTCTGCCAGAACTTCCCTGGCCTCAATGTGCGCCTATCAAAACTGGCTGCCATCTGCAAGAAGCTCAGTGCTCAGAACCTACAGAATCCTGTGGGACAACGCTGCTGCCAGGAGCACCAGCAGGTCCCTAAGGTCTTCTGTAAGGAGGACCAGACCTCCCTCTGTATAACCTGTACCGAAACTCAGGAGCATGAGACCCACACTCTTTCCCCCATTGATGAGGCTGCTCAGAACTGCAGGGTGAGTAAGATGGGCAGAGGAAGGTTTTAAGACTTTGATCCCTCCTTGAGACTTCAAAGGCTATCCAACCTCACCATGGAAGGCAGCAGCAGTGAACAAGAGTAAAAGGTCCTTGGACTGGAAATCAGGAGATCAGAGTCCTCAGGGGCATAGCTATGTGCTTTACGGATAATGAGCCTAATGATGATCTAAATAGATCTAAAGAGATATTAAGCTTCTTGTATACAAAATAAAAGgcctgaaatgaaataaaattcatatcTTTCTTGTTCCTGGTTGGGGTTTCCCTGGGCcacctttcttttctattcctccAAATATATGTATCTCTTTACCCCCTTCTTCTAAGGAATATTGGATAAGACTCTCAAAGTTTTATAAAGAGAAAGTTGTAGCTAAAAATCTTGTAAAGAGACTAGATTCACATTTAAAGGAAACCCAAGATTGTCACCACAACTTAATACCTAgtgtcaattttatttctttcacttcttttttccctttggtacTAAACAATTTGAATTCTAATCTGTTTTCCAACTCATTGGAAATGTCCCTTTAATAATAACGCCACCCCAAATAATTATAGACCCAcaggccattttcttttttgaatttcattCAAGCTGCCCATCTAAGACCAAATGTTAAGCTATCCTTTAGTATCTCTCTCATTCATTTGTCCCATTGCAGGAGAAACTCCTGGACACTATGCCCAGTTTGAGAAAGAAGATCAAGGAACTGAAGGAACTTAACGTTTCAAAGAAGGATGTAAGTGTCTAGCCCTGTCTTCTAATTGCCAACCTGCCTTAGGAATCTATGAAGATGGAATCATCCCTAAATCAATCAGTCAAATGTCATtcattatatcttatttatttgaGACATCCAATTCCAGAGCAAATCACAAGACTTTATAGGGATAGGAAAAAGCATATGTgcaaaacaaattataataagtcaatttaaaatgaatgcaaatttaaatagtttgtgtgttatatatgtacatataaacacacaagtgtatgaatatatttttacaCATATCCATATGCCTgagggaatgagaaaaaaataagatgagcTCAATGAGGTTAGTTTCCTGAGCATTTTAGGGGAGAAAGCATGGTGATATGGCAGAGAGAAGGCAATAATAACCATTCGGGTGACAGTGACATCAGCCGAGCcctttagagaaggaaattagaAGATGTGCTAGAAGTGTGTTTCTGCAAAGGTGTTTGCTTGCTTGAGGAAGACACTAGGCAGCCATCTATTGGTAGCAGCAAAGAAAATTAAGACTTTGAGACCTGGAAATTTGGTGGGGACAGAGAATATACCAACTTTTGGATGTCACTTAATAAGGCTCTTTCCCTACAGAGAGAAGTGAAGTGGAGAAAGCTGATTAGAGGAGAATATGCAAGAATGCACCAGTTTCTGAAAGAGGAAGAACACAGATGCCTCGATGTGGTGACGAATGATGAAGTCATGACTAACCAGTTAATGGATAGCTACTACAATGAAATGCACCagcattttaaaaacatggaagatACTGTCCGAGAGATGGAGGAGACAAGGAGCAGACCTGATTTGGAGCTCCTTCAGGTGAGGATTAGGGAAAAGTGCAGAGCCCCAGATGGAGGAGGATATACTGAGGGCAGAAATCCATCTTCCTTTGGGACCTTTAATCTCTGAGGCTTCTGTCCTGTTGCCTCAAGACAGTGGATTAAAGCCCAATTTGGGCTTTTTTTTAGGGAGATTCATTCACTCTcaagatttcttttaatttaggTCCAGGTATTCAATACCTTTGTTtcaaatttaacaaaatatatcagAATGTACCCTTAAATTGGTAATTAATGGTGTCCAAAGGGTCAAAAGTGGCAATTCTGAAACTGAAAGATGAGAATAGAatttctagggcagctaggtggcacagtggatagagagctggacttaaagtgcctggcacatagtagtgctatatgaatgttagatatcattatcatcattgtttttgttatttcttgatgAACTAAACTAATCCTTCTTTGTTTCCCCACAGGAAGGGAAAGAGCTATTACAAACGTAAGATTCCATTTGTGGTCCATTTGGGATCTGGTGTGTCATGGTTGGTGGGTATGGGGCTTATATAGAGCAGGAAGAATAACTGGAACTTTTATTTGGTGTAGATGTGAATCAATGCTTTCTGAAAGGCCGAAGTCTTTTATCCCAGAGCTAAGAGAATATCCTGTTGTTGGGATGAAGGACATGTTAAAGAAATTCAGAGGTAAGAAACTATCCTTTGTCATTGAGTCTGCCTATGGGATTTTCCATGGCTAAATGTGTAGAAGCCTCATGCTAAATTCCAACCTCCTTCACAGGAATAAAAGTTAGTTCTGGGCAACTggtctctggaaaaggaaaaatagtataGTGGGTTGGGGGAGTCTACTTTTCCCTGGTTGGTGGGGAGAGGTGCAAGGGAATCAACTCTTTACCCTTCATCCGCACTTTGGGTCATCCACTAAATCTAGACAATCACGTGGCCACCCACCATTCCTAAGGACCCATTTCCCAGGGCACTTATTACAATCTGGAAGAAACTGTATTATGAGTGGTTGGACTGCCTTCTAGGCTATCTCTGAaccttttctctcttccagaCCCCCAAATTGTACACATTCCAGGACTAGGTATTCCTCTGTATTTTACATTATATGAACTTGATTATCCATGCTGATTATAGATCACTGCCTGTGTTCTTGGACTCTAAAAGATCATGACATTTGCTTATGAACATTTTAGACCAGCAGACTACTAGAATTCTATGAGAacctatttttctgttttaaaaaaatgagttgcCCAGATGAACCCCAAAACTGGTGACTGTCCAGACCACATGAAgagtggaaggaaagaggggaacagctaggtgggGGCATTAGGTCTGGCATCTatagaggatgtgggttcaaacctgtgaccttgggcaggttacttaaccccattttgcccttctgtcttgtttctaagacagaaaggaaggttttttgtttttgtttttaaaagaaagtagaaagaagaaaatggaagagccAAGAAATGGCCATTCTGTTAGGCTGCTCCAGAGTAGATTTCTACACCAAGCTACCAGCAATTGCCTCAGTGCTAGCCCTGGCAGAGGGGAGGCTAATTTAGATTTGGAAATGTTAGACATTCCTCTGGGAAAGGGGATGCTTAAGCCTATGAGGAGTAAGGACGAGGTGCATTCTGGGCTGTGCTCTTGCACTTTGCATCCTGCCTCTgaggtcatttaacttttccccttctctctgcaGTGAATGTCACTATGGATCCTACAGCAACCAATTCCTGTTTTGTTGTATCTGAAAATATGAAGAGTGTAAGACTTAGAAACAACTATCTGGATCAGCCAGACTGTGTGGATAAAGCTCATCATTTTATCCTTGGTCAGCCAGCATTCAGCTCTGGTGCATACTACTGGGAGGTAGATGTGAGTGAGCAACCTCAGTGGGCACTGGGGATCTCTGTCAAGTGTCTCAAAAAGAGAAAGACGATCCAGTACACAGCTGGTTATCTGTACATGCTTCGCTGTGAGAAGAGGGGAAATGAGTTCTACTTGGTCACCCGACCAGGGTTAGTTTGCCAGCTAATGAAAGTTCCTGTGCCCGTAGTTGGCATCTATCTAGATTGTAATGAACGAACTCTCCTGTTCTATAATGCTGCCAAAGCGTCTCTGATCTACGAAATGCACATTATGCCATTCAAAGAGCCTGTCAGGCCTCTCTTCTGTCCTTGTCCCCCAATGTCAGGAACAAAGATAGGTGCAATGACCATCTGTCCAGTGAAATGTAATATTTGTGGCAATGCCTGTCTGTGACCATGAGCATCTTTGTGCTAGGAAAAGCCAAGCTTCTCActgttttaagaataaaaataaggtcACTTGGCAGAGATGTGTTTCACCTTTTGCTGAAGATTAGCCCTTAGAAGGGGCCAGTTTGCTCATGTTTAAGACTGCCTGTAGCAATGCCGGTTTAACGGTGTTGAAATATTCCCAACTGGTTTGTTTTCCACCTTTATCAATGTATAGTATGTTGATTTATTGCCACAATAAATCAAATTTGTTTGAACAGTTTCAATTAAATCATTCCTGGATTATGCACTTTCTGTGATGCCTATTGTTACTGAAGTTTAATCATGGAACTCTGATCTTTTAGAGGAATCCGTCTTccctaaaaaaaaccaaaccccagAACAGAAGTATATGATAATGTTGAAAACGAAGTGAAAATATCTGTGTTTGCTTTTTGCAAGTATTTAGGTTGGTGGGCATTGTTTTCTGGGAAGCAGTCAGAAATGCTTGAATGAAAGATCATCATTTGAGATGTTATGAATGAATTGCTAGTGTTTAAACTCTTAGCACTTTGGGTTGATAACCTTTAGAATTCACTTGTAGATATGCTTTTTAAATATCAGCCTGCCTAGATGCATccattctgctcctttcattaaCTCAAGATGCTTTGTGGTCCCTTTGCAAAAGAAAGTCACAGTATCTTGGGAATCACAGACTCAAAGTTAGGTCTCAATTGCCTCCTagatccaattaaaaaaaataagggaatcaTTTCAGGAATACCTGAAAAGTGGTCATCTGAAATCCCTCTCATAATGTGGGCAATTCTCCACTACCCAAGACTCATCTTTCTGCTTGTATATATCTAAAATTTTAGAAGGTGTTTCCTGATGCTAAACTTCAAAATGTCAGTATAAGACCTCTAGCCATATTGTATGTGCCACTTAGACCAGTTGAGGTCAGGTTTCTCAGATATTGAACTATTAACAATGGATAGAAgggtagctaagtagcacagtagataaagacagccagacctggagatggtgggaggaccttggttcaaatgtggtctcatttcttagctttgtggtcctagacaaatcacttaacctagcccttgctgctcttctgtcagAATtgacaggtttttaaaaatttatatatccatctaaaataacatacacataatttttttagtctaagaatgaaaacaaaaaaaaatcccaatggaTTGAGAATTTCCAAATAACAATCAACTTAATATTTATGAGTAGAGGCTTAGTTTAAAAGGTCAGCATATAATTTGGGGTAATGATTATATAATCTCATCAATTTCTGTCAGATAAACAACTACCATCAGTTTTACCAAGGACCTAAAAATATTAGAATACAATGGAATTAAAATATGTCCCAACACATTTAGCAAGATGTTAATCAAGAAGGTAGCAAAACATTCCTAGTAGAGCTCTTCAGAGAGGCACAAATCTCCCATTGCAAGAGTAAGGAGGGCTTAAATTCCATTCAGACTTCTTAACTCCAGCACAGAGAAAGCACACTTATTTTGCCTTCCTCAGAGTGGGATAGAAATGAATGGACATTGAAATCCTCAAGTCTTTGTCAGTCTAAAAATTGTTGACAGCTCCTATCCCTGTTGTGCTGAGATCATCATTGGTGCCTCAAGAGAACGATAGGATTCAATTCTTGACCATGACCGTGGGGTCATCTTCCCCCTCTATCACTTCTGCATcacattcttttaatattctgGGGCTGAAGAGGCAGATTTTTCACATAAAGTCTTCATTGAGTTGCAGGTTTGAGTATAGGCCTCTGAAAAAGAGCATCCAAAAATATTCCTCAAATGAACCAGTGTATAAGCTTTTTTTGAAATGGAATCCACCTAAGTTCTATCTTATGTGGAAGTTGTTCCCCAGTACCAAATCCTTTTGATTCTTCCAACTAGAATcattataaaatgataatttccACTTTCATCTCAATTTTACTATCCCACACACCACAAACTAGCCTTTCTGGACCAGAAGTCAGCAGAACCTAGAGAAAAACCTCTCCTTGGGTCATTAATTATGTTGctgtggggaaataaaataatcttattggaacccagtttcctcatcttttaaatggaaacaatatgatctttcttcttcttcttacatCTCTGAGATACA
Protein-coding regions in this window:
- the LOC123238662 gene encoding probable E3 ubiquitin-protein ligase TRIML1 codes for the protein MDPVTLVQSLQQETTCGICLTFFTKPVTLNCGHNFCQFCLSRSKEAGVTHFSCPECREVCQNFPGLNVRLSKLAAICKKLSAQNLQNPVGQRCCQEHQQVPKVFCKEDQTSLCITCTETQEHETHTLSPIDEAAQNCREKLLDTMPSLRKKIKELKELNVSKKDREVKWRKLIRGEYARMHQFLKEEEHRCLDVVTNDEVMTNQLMDSYYNEMHQHFKNMEDTVREMEETRSRPDLELLQEGKELLQTCESMLSERPKSFIPELREYPVVGMKDMLKKFRVNVTMDPTATNSCFVVSENMKSVRLRNNYLDQPDCVDKAHHFILGQPAFSSGAYYWEVDVSEQPQWALGISVKCLKKRKTIQYTAGYLYMLRCEKRGNEFYLVTRPGLVCQLMKVPVPVVGIYLDCNERTLLFYNAAKASLIYEMHIMPFKEPVRPLFCPCPPMSGTKIGAMTICPVKCNICGNACL